The proteins below are encoded in one region of Peribacillus muralis:
- a CDS encoding GntP family permease codes for MPLVIVAAGIVALLILIMGLKLNTFISLIVVSFGVALALGMPLEQIVKTIEAGLGGTLGHLALIFGLGAMLGKLIADSGGAQRIAMTLVNKFGEKNIQWAVVAASFIIGIALFFEVGLVLLIPIVFAISRELKVSILYLGIPMVAALSVTHGFLPPHPGPTVIAGEYGADLGQVLLYGFIIAVPTVFLAGPVFTKIAKRLVPASFTKTGSIASLGEQKTFKLEDTPGFGISVFTALLPVILMSIATIITLLQKTMGFEDNGMLAAIRFIGEAGTSMLLSLLFAVYSMGLARKIPMKDIMDSCTNAILHIGMMLLIIGGGGAFKQVLIDGGVGDYVAELFKGTSLSPILLAWIIAAILRISLGSATVAALTTAGLVIPMLGQTDVNLALVVLATGAGSLIASHVNDAGFWMFKEYFGLSMKETFATWTLLETIISVAGLGFILLISLFV; via the coding sequence ATGCCATTAGTTATTGTTGCTGCAGGAATTGTCGCGTTATTAATTTTAATAATGGGCTTGAAATTAAACACATTCATTTCCTTGATCGTTGTATCGTTTGGAGTAGCTTTGGCACTAGGAATGCCACTTGAACAAATTGTAAAGACTATTGAAGCGGGGCTAGGAGGAACACTTGGTCATTTAGCGTTAATCTTTGGACTTGGAGCGATGTTAGGTAAGTTAATCGCAGATTCGGGCGGCGCGCAACGCATTGCCATGACCCTTGTTAACAAATTCGGTGAAAAGAATATTCAGTGGGCAGTCGTGGCGGCTTCCTTTATAATCGGTATTGCTTTATTTTTTGAAGTAGGATTAGTATTATTGATACCGATCGTATTTGCGATTTCAAGAGAACTAAAAGTTTCGATTTTGTATCTTGGCATTCCGATGGTGGCAGCATTATCCGTAACACACGGTTTTTTGCCGCCGCACCCAGGACCAACGGTCATTGCCGGTGAATATGGTGCAGACCTTGGTCAAGTATTGCTTTATGGCTTCATTATTGCGGTTCCAACCGTTTTTTTAGCTGGGCCGGTATTTACGAAGATTGCTAAAAGATTAGTACCTGCATCCTTTACGAAAACAGGCAGCATCGCATCTTTAGGAGAACAAAAAACATTTAAACTGGAAGACACACCTGGATTCGGGATCAGTGTATTCACCGCCTTACTTCCGGTCATTTTAATGTCCATTGCTACAATTATCACTTTGCTGCAAAAAACGATGGGCTTTGAAGATAATGGTATGCTGGCAGCGATCCGTTTTATTGGCGAAGCTGGTACATCCATGTTGCTTTCCTTATTATTTGCGGTCTATTCAATGGGATTGGCAAGGAAAATTCCAATGAAGGATATCATGGATTCCTGTACAAATGCTATCTTGCATATCGGGATGATGCTCTTGATCATTGGAGGCGGCGGAGCCTTCAAACAAGTATTGATCGACGGCGGTGTAGGTGACTATGTGGCTGAATTATTCAAAGGGACATCGCTATCACCGATCCTGCTTGCCTGGATCATCGCGGCAATTCTGCGTATTTCCTTGGGGTCTGCCACCGTTGCGGCCTTAACGACAGCTGGCTTGGTCATTCCTATGTTAGGTCAGACGGACGTTAACCTCGCTTTAGTCGTTCTTGCGACAGGAGCGGGAAGCTTAATCGCTTCACACGTTAACGATGCCGGATTCTGGATGTTCAAAGAGTATTTTGGTTTAAGCATGAAAGAAACGTTTGCAACATGGACCTTACTTGAGACGATCATTTCAGTAGCTGGATTAGGCTTCATTCTATTGATCAGCTTATTCGTATAG
- the gnd gene encoding decarboxylating NADP(+)-dependent phosphogluconate dehydrogenase, which yields MFNSIGVIGLGVMGSNIALNMASKGEQVAVYNYTRDLTDQLMAKLDGQSLHPYYEIKDFVQSLEAPRKIFLMVTAGKAIDSVIDSLLPHLETGDIIMDGGNSHYVDTERRYDGLKPKGISYLGIGVSGGEVGALKGPSIMPGGDKDAYEKVAPILTKIAAKVNEEPCCTYIGPKGSGHFVKMVHNGIEYADMQLIAEAYTFLREKLHLEVNEIADIFETWNQGELKSYLIEITAEILRKKDEATGLPLIDVILDKAGQKGTGKWTSMQAIDNGIPASIITEALFARYISALKEERVKAENILTGPENVEHKLDKNEWIDYIRQALYMGKVCAYSQGFTQYKMSSELYGWDLPLKDIALIFRGGCIIRAEFLNVISEAYQEQPNLANLLISPYFAEKVTDYQAGLRKVICEGITSGISLPCLSSSLNFYDSYRKGISNANILQAQRDYFGAHTYERRDMAGVFHTDWQ from the coding sequence ATGTTCAATTCAATTGGTGTCATTGGTTTAGGGGTAATGGGCAGTAATATCGCCTTAAATATGGCTAGTAAAGGGGAACAAGTAGCCGTCTATAACTATACAAGAGATTTAACGGATCAGCTTATGGCGAAGCTGGACGGTCAATCGCTCCATCCGTATTACGAAATCAAGGACTTTGTTCAATCACTGGAAGCCCCAAGAAAGATTTTCCTGATGGTGACGGCGGGCAAGGCGATCGACTCGGTGATCGATTCCTTGCTTCCTCATCTTGAAACGGGCGATATCATCATGGACGGCGGTAACTCCCATTATGTTGATACGGAACGCAGATATGATGGATTGAAACCTAAAGGGATCAGTTATTTAGGCATTGGTGTATCTGGCGGGGAAGTCGGTGCATTAAAAGGGCCTTCAATCATGCCAGGCGGAGATAAAGACGCCTATGAAAAAGTCGCGCCGATCCTGACGAAAATCGCGGCCAAAGTGAATGAAGAGCCTTGCTGTACCTATATCGGCCCAAAGGGATCAGGTCATTTTGTGAAAATGGTGCATAACGGGATCGAGTATGCAGACATGCAATTAATCGCCGAAGCATACACGTTCTTAAGAGAAAAGCTCCATTTGGAAGTGAATGAAATAGCTGACATCTTTGAAACATGGAACCAAGGTGAACTGAAAAGTTATTTAATCGAAATAACAGCCGAAATATTAAGGAAAAAAGATGAAGCAACGGGCTTGCCGTTAATCGATGTGATCCTAGATAAAGCAGGCCAAAAAGGCACAGGTAAATGGACTAGCATGCAAGCGATTGATAACGGCATACCTGCTTCGATCATTACAGAAGCCTTGTTTGCGCGTTACATATCCGCTCTAAAAGAGGAACGGGTGAAGGCTGAAAATATTCTGACAGGTCCTGAAAACGTTGAGCATAAGCTAGATAAAAATGAGTGGATTGATTATATTAGGCAAGCATTATATATGGGGAAGGTTTGTGCATACTCGCAGGGCTTCACGCAATATAAAATGTCTTCTGAACTTTACGGCTGGGATTTGCCTTTGAAGGATATTGCGCTGATTTTCCGCGGCGGCTGCATCATCCGTGCCGAATTTTTGAACGTCATCAGCGAAGCCTATCAAGAGCAGCCGAACCTGGCAAATTTATTAATCTCACCATATTTTGCCGAAAAGGTTACCGACTATCAGGCAGGATTGCGAAAGGTTATCTGTGAGGGGATAACATCCGGTATCTCGTTACCTTGTTTAAGCTCCTCACTCAACTTTTACGATAGTTACCGAAAAGGCATCTCAAATGCAAACATCTTACAGGCGCAACGTGATTACTTCGGTGCACATACCTATGAACGCCGCGATATGGCAGGAGTCTTTCACACAGACTGGCAGTAA